From a region of the Pseudanabaena sp. ABRG5-3 genome:
- a CDS encoding FAD-dependent oxidoreductase, whose translation MKQIISRVRFSIYAIASTVVLLTNTDLAIAQTSPKSPNRNEECEILIAGGGVAGTAAAYEGLLAGRTVCMTEITDWIGGQITSQGTSALDEAKKQRSLWYFPKGYTEFRKRIEQKYGKLNAGDCWVSVSCFIPNTAQQILVEMLQEAEHKGNGKLKWFPNTVIKKLEISADGKLIDSAIAIQHRPAPNTASLNSEPLSQIIDDAYRYENSSRLQKQIIRFVPLTNSQISNPQKRPSDWFVIDSTETGEIIALADVPYRLGIDPRSHLNPSSPVTENDAYCTQGFTYTFAMEQTSEAQPQQKPSFYDRYLPYYGSDPKPSLANFDNIFTYRRIWSAATEQPKKNAFGVSSMKAGDISMQNWVWGNDYRPGTDKDNLIYSREQLLRSGQLEPNGWMGGLRQETLKSGEEIALGFYYWLVAGTTDSQQKTNWKKPFPNHRLLTGLDSPMGTLHGLSKYPYIRESRRIIGRPSYGYPEGFSMSEIDVSQVDFSTETYRQSLSQEAYRNLWKALAGLEATSVIKNDTAPNQIPRRTRSTIYPDAIGIAQYYLDFHPCLSEYPVEKAGNTERAGVRNGHGAAFPGQIPLRSLIPQKIDNLIVSGKNIAYSYIVAAGYRVHSYEWSVGAAAGTTASFALSEGILPYQLVENLPRVSPLLTKLQQTLVQNNNAIAFPDTSIFNLNWSDWKIW comes from the coding sequence TTGAAACAGATTATTTCTAGAGTTCGGTTTTCTATCTATGCGATCGCTTCTACCGTCGTATTATTGACAAACACTGATTTAGCGATCGCTCAAACATCTCCCAAGTCACCAAATCGCAACGAAGAATGTGAAATCTTGATCGCAGGTGGTGGTGTAGCAGGTACAGCCGCCGCCTATGAGGGATTGCTCGCAGGGAGAACTGTCTGTATGACGGAGATTACCGACTGGATCGGTGGACAGATTACATCTCAAGGTACTTCGGCTCTGGATGAAGCGAAGAAACAGCGTAGTCTCTGGTACTTCCCCAAGGGCTATACCGAATTTCGGAAGCGGATTGAGCAGAAATATGGCAAATTAAATGCAGGAGACTGTTGGGTAAGTGTTTCCTGTTTCATTCCTAATACTGCACAGCAAATATTAGTGGAAATGTTACAGGAGGCAGAACATAAAGGTAATGGCAAATTAAAATGGTTTCCGAATACGGTCATTAAAAAGTTAGAAATTAGTGCTGATGGCAAATTGATTGACAGCGCGATCGCGATTCAACATCGACCTGCACCAAACACAGCCTCATTAAATAGTGAGCCACTTTCACAAATTATCGATGATGCCTATCGCTACGAAAATTCATCACGATTACAAAAACAAATTATTCGCTTTGTTCCTTTAACTAATTCTCAAATTTCAAATCCTCAGAAGCGTCCCAGTGATTGGTTTGTGATTGATTCCACAGAAACGGGCGAAATTATTGCTCTAGCAGATGTTCCCTATCGTCTTGGTATCGATCCGCGATCGCATCTGAATCCATCATCCCCTGTCACCGAGAATGATGCTTACTGTACACAGGGTTTCACCTATACCTTTGCGATGGAGCAGACAAGCGAGGCACAACCACAACAAAAGCCTAGTTTTTACGATCGCTATTTGCCCTATTACGGCTCTGACCCGAAACCAAGTCTCGCCAATTTTGACAATATTTTTACCTATCGCCGCATCTGGAGTGCTGCAACTGAGCAGCCGAAAAAGAACGCATTTGGGGTTTCATCGATGAAGGCAGGTGATATCTCCATGCAGAACTGGGTCTGGGGAAATGACTATCGTCCTGGTACGGACAAAGATAATTTAATTTATTCCAGAGAGCAATTATTGCGATCGGGACAATTGGAGCCCAATGGCTGGATGGGCGGCTTGAGGCAAGAGACCCTCAAAAGTGGGGAAGAAATTGCCCTCGGTTTTTACTATTGGCTAGTGGCAGGTACAACCGACTCTCAGCAAAAAACAAATTGGAAAAAGCCTTTCCCAAATCATCGTTTACTGACGGGACTGGATTCACCAATGGGAACTCTGCATGGACTATCTAAATATCCCTATATTCGTGAATCAAGAAGAATTATCGGTCGTCCTTCCTATGGCTATCCTGAGGGCTTCAGTATGTCCGAAATCGATGTGTCACAGGTAGACTTTAGTACAGAAACCTATCGCCAAAGCCTCTCACAGGAAGCCTATCGCAATTTATGGAAAGCTCTAGCAGGTTTAGAAGCGACTAGCGTCATTAAAAATGATACTGCACCCAATCAAATTCCCCGTCGTACCCGTTCGACCATCTATCCCGATGCGATCGGTATTGCCCAATATTATCTTGACTTCCATCCCTGCCTCAGTGAATATCCTGTCGAAAAAGCAGGCAATACGGAACGCGCAGGAGTTCGCAATGGTCACGGAGCCGCATTCCCCGGACAAATACCTTTGCGATCGCTCATTCCCCAAAAAATTGATAATCTGATCGTCTCTGGCAAAAATATTGCCTACAGCTACATCGTCGCCGCAGGTTATCGCGTCCATTCCTACGAGTGGTCAGTGGGAGCTGCCGCAGGCACAACCGCATCCTTTGCCTTATCAGAAGGAATTCTGCCCTATCAATTAGTTGAGAACTTGCCGAGAGTTAGTCCACTCCTCACCAAGTTACAGCAAACCCTAGTGCAAAATAATAATGCGATCGCTTTTCCAGACACTTCTATCTTTAATCTCAATTGGAGTGATTGGAAAATTTGGTAA
- a CDS encoding iron uptake porin → MLYIQKSAIQPLAVVSILLTSFNLSSANANELKVISTSANANIANTFQKIEKDTLVETPTLESDKTAQNVTSVSQLTDVKPTDWAFTALQSLVERYGCIAGYPDRTYRGKQATSRYEFAAGLNACLDKINEIISAGLADKVSKEDLATLQKLQEEFAAELATLRGRVDALDAKVSKLEAQQFSTTTKLNATVIFALADTFGGVGTGTALQNPQKTTDATNLSFSYRARLNFDTSFTGKDLLRLRLQAGNNPNLGNAATTNTNMARLAFAQDTGNTFQVDKFYYRFPIANSLTGYVGVNALDPDDIANTLNPYFESSDRGALSRFGRFDPLLFRGPSGAGIGLVYKVSPEFTASVSYLANSATAANATRQGGLFGGGYIANVQLVYAPTPAFKFGAVYARSFETAAATVNVSGSTGSNFGNQPFGNTDTSTDRYGAQFNWQAAKGFNVGGWIGFANARQESGVANNANLFNWSLNLAFPDLFADGNTGGIIFGQPPKVTSNSIASRIDPDTSYLLELQYNIRVSKNISITPGIFAVFNPNQNALNPTTWVATVRTLFSF, encoded by the coding sequence ATGTTGTACATTCAAAAGTCTGCAATACAACCACTTGCGGTTGTATCAATTTTACTTACTTCTTTCAATCTTAGCAGTGCTAATGCTAATGAACTGAAAGTGATTTCTACTTCTGCAAATGCTAATATAGCAAATACATTTCAAAAAATTGAAAAAGATACTCTCGTTGAAACTCCAACCTTAGAGTCTGATAAAACTGCCCAAAATGTTACTTCTGTATCTCAGCTTACAGATGTCAAACCCACCGATTGGGCCTTTACCGCTTTACAATCTTTAGTGGAAAGATATGGTTGTATTGCTGGCTATCCCGATCGCACCTATCGTGGCAAGCAAGCCACATCTCGTTATGAGTTTGCAGCAGGGTTAAATGCTTGCTTAGACAAAATTAACGAAATTATTTCTGCTGGTTTAGCCGATAAGGTCAGCAAAGAAGATTTAGCCACACTTCAGAAACTTCAAGAAGAGTTTGCGGCGGAACTTGCCACTTTGAGAGGAAGAGTTGATGCCCTTGATGCTAAGGTAAGCAAACTGGAAGCTCAGCAATTCTCTACAACGACTAAACTCAATGCCACAGTAATTTTTGCCCTTGCTGATACCTTCGGTGGAGTAGGTACAGGCACAGCACTGCAAAATCCTCAAAAAACTACTGATGCGACTAACCTCTCTTTCTCCTATCGAGCAAGATTGAACTTTGACACTAGTTTCACAGGCAAAGATTTACTGCGCCTACGTCTGCAAGCTGGGAACAACCCAAATTTGGGCAATGCGGCTACAACTAATACCAACATGGCGCGTTTAGCCTTTGCCCAAGATACAGGTAATACCTTCCAAGTTGACAAGTTCTACTACAGATTTCCGATCGCAAATAGTTTGACTGGATATGTGGGTGTGAATGCGCTCGATCCCGATGATATTGCTAATACTCTCAATCCCTATTTTGAAAGTAGTGATAGAGGAGCTTTATCACGGTTTGGACGTTTCGATCCCCTACTATTCCGAGGACCTTCGGGTGCGGGTATTGGTTTAGTTTATAAAGTCTCTCCTGAATTTACTGCCTCCGTCAGCTACCTTGCAAACTCCGCAACTGCGGCTAATGCCACTAGACAGGGTGGACTATTTGGTGGTGGCTATATTGCCAATGTGCAACTGGTCTATGCGCCAACCCCAGCCTTTAAGTTTGGAGCCGTTTATGCCCGCAGTTTTGAAACCGCCGCAGCTACAGTCAATGTCAGTGGCAGTACTGGCAGTAATTTTGGGAACCAGCCCTTTGGTAATACCGATACTTCCACCGATCGCTATGGCGCTCAATTTAACTGGCAAGCTGCCAAAGGTTTTAATGTTGGTGGCTGGATTGGTTTTGCGAATGCGCGTCAGGAGTCAGGAGTTGCGAACAATGCCAACCTGTTTAATTGGAGTCTGAACCTTGCATTCCCAGATTTGTTTGCGGATGGAAATACAGGCGGAATCATTTTTGGACAGCCTCCCAAGGTAACTTCTAACTCGATCGCCTCACGGATTGATCCAGATACTTCATACCTTTTGGAGCTGCAATACAACATTCGTGTTAGCAAAAATATCTCAATTACCCCCGGTATCTTTGCAGTATTTAACCCCAATCAAAATGCTTTAAACCCCACCACTTGGGTCGCAACCGTTAGAACTCTATTCAGTTTCTAA
- a CDS encoding PhoX family protein has product MTIKRRDFLTFLGGMGGAMLFDAFPRNPNIPRFSMPFMGSESSSQAFAANSSQLSFKPIKGVMPLVTDAIAPSQQSQAYKNVEVVDDLVLPEGFVYDVIAAWGDRVGDSRFGYNNDYLSLVETSNNEGYLTVNFEYISRTPWEQAYEQVIGKSLPFKEVDAALKAADKQEIDVWSLADSDPLKSQITLIAKEALTDVGIGVISVRRNPDGKWVRTNSSADRRITGLSGLEDGRYLKSTGPAVAVFRKEKGLGYTDQLGDRIVGTFHNCAGGTSPWGTVFSAEENYQEFVPEAVMADGTSLSPSKKKFSQDNIDLFGVASVFGLSGNKYGWMVEIDPANPNDYGTKHTWLGRFRHEAVGIRAEAGKPLVFYSGCDRRGGHLYKFVSSGIVKDPKDKANSKLLESGMLYAAKFNADGTGSWIALKTSTAINPHQLDVLAGKMLPLPQRPEGGIFKATKEEEIAAFKSKFKTLGDLYTGSDREKQGAILIDAHYAANAVGATCTARPEDTKIAPDGSLFIAFTSGSVSSSDGSPDLRIFKGADGKAYEYGWIMRLNEDANKPEAMKFKWSLVATGGEPAEGGLGFTNPDNLAIDRGGNIWMVTDISSDKYNLAIPSRKDKSDKPVSQSNLRGLYGNSSIWFMPTSGTDIGKAYLFGFGPMECETTGPFFSRDQQTLFLSVQHPGEVTGLRKDMAFESRKFAMRTTTGKEFMQTRKVPIGSNWPSRKPNDSPKPAVVAIRKVDNTAI; this is encoded by the coding sequence ATGACGATCAAACGTAGAGACTTCCTAACTTTCTTAGGTGGTATGGGCGGAGCTATGCTATTTGATGCATTTCCCCGCAATCCTAATATCCCTAGATTCTCCATGCCCTTTATGGGTTCTGAGTCAAGCAGTCAGGCTTTTGCGGCAAATTCCTCACAATTGAGCTTCAAGCCAATTAAGGGAGTGATGCCATTAGTAACAGATGCGATCGCACCATCACAGCAGAGTCAAGCTTACAAAAATGTGGAAGTGGTGGACGATCTCGTTTTACCTGAGGGCTTTGTCTATGATGTAATTGCGGCATGGGGCGATCGCGTTGGCGATTCTCGTTTTGGCTATAACAATGACTATCTCTCCCTCGTTGAAACCAGCAATAACGAAGGTTACTTAACCGTCAATTTTGAATATATTAGTCGCACTCCTTGGGAACAAGCCTATGAGCAGGTAATTGGCAAGTCTTTGCCTTTTAAGGAAGTCGATGCAGCACTTAAGGCGGCTGATAAGCAAGAGATTGACGTATGGTCACTTGCAGATAGCGATCCTCTCAAATCTCAAATCACCTTAATTGCGAAGGAAGCTTTAACTGATGTGGGTATTGGCGTGATTTCGGTACGTCGTAATCCTGACGGTAAATGGGTACGTACAAATTCCTCTGCGGATCGGCGTATTACTGGACTATCTGGATTAGAAGATGGTCGCTATCTCAAATCAACTGGTCCCGCCGTCGCTGTCTTCCGCAAAGAGAAAGGCTTGGGTTATACCGATCAACTAGGCGATCGCATTGTTGGGACATTTCATAATTGTGCAGGGGGGACAAGCCCTTGGGGAACAGTATTTAGTGCTGAAGAAAATTATCAAGAGTTTGTGCCAGAGGCTGTGATGGCTGATGGAACCTCTCTATCTCCTAGCAAGAAGAAATTTTCTCAAGATAATATTGATCTATTTGGTGTTGCTAGCGTATTTGGCTTGTCAGGTAATAAGTATGGCTGGATGGTCGAAATCGATCCTGCTAATCCAAATGACTACGGCACTAAGCACACATGGTTAGGACGCTTCCGCCATGAAGCGGTGGGCATTCGCGCTGAAGCTGGTAAACCTTTAGTGTTTTATTCTGGTTGCGATCGCCGAGGTGGACATCTCTATAAATTTGTCAGTTCAGGGATTGTTAAAGATCCCAAAGATAAAGCTAACTCCAAGCTTTTGGAATCAGGAATGCTCTACGCCGCCAAGTTTAATGCTGATGGCACTGGTAGCTGGATTGCACTGAAAACTTCGACAGCGATTAATCCCCATCAACTAGATGTCCTCGCTGGGAAAATGCTGCCACTGCCTCAACGTCCTGAAGGAGGCATCTTTAAGGCAACCAAAGAAGAAGAGATTGCCGCATTTAAGTCTAAATTTAAGACTTTAGGCGATCTTTATACGGGTAGCGATCGCGAAAAGCAAGGCGCAATCCTAATCGATGCTCACTATGCGGCGAATGCTGTCGGTGCAACCTGTACCGCCCGTCCCGAAGATACCAAAATCGCCCCCGATGGTTCTCTATTTATTGCCTTTACCTCTGGTTCTGTAAGTTCCAGTGATGGCAGTCCCGATCTACGCATCTTTAAGGGAGCCGATGGTAAGGCATACGAATATGGCTGGATCATGCGTCTTAATGAAGATGCTAATAAACCTGAAGCCATGAAATTTAAATGGTCATTGGTTGCCACAGGTGGTGAACCTGCCGAGGGTGGTCTGGGCTTTACCAATCCTGATAACTTAGCGATCGATCGCGGTGGCAATATCTGGATGGTCACAGATATTTCTAGCGACAAATACAATCTCGCTATTCCTAGTCGTAAAGATAAATCTGATAAACCTGTCAGTCAATCAAATTTGCGCGGTCTCTATGGCAACAGTTCGATTTGGTTTATGCCAACATCTGGTACAGATATTGGCAAGGCTTATCTATTCGGCTTTGGACCAATGGAATGCGAAACGACGGGACCCTTTTTCTCCCGCGATCAGCAGACGCTTTTCCTATCGGTGCAACACCCCGGGGAAGTGACGGGCCTTCGTAAGGACATGGCTTTCGAGTCGCGCAAATTTGCGATGCGAACCACAACTGGTAAGGAGTTTATGCAAACTCGCAAAGTCCCCATTGGTTCCAACTGGCCCTCACGTAAGCCCAATGATTCACCAAAGCCTGCGGTAGTCGCTATTCGCAAGGTTGATAACACTGCGATCTAA